The Polyodon spathula isolate WHYD16114869_AA chromosome 45, ASM1765450v1, whole genome shotgun sequence region agcatagggcagctgcaatgggatgccattggtagaatgagaccacagtgtgctaactatcccctcaatgatcttcaatggcaatgcagacacacaggcaggggctctgcaatggcaatgcaataatggttgtgtattacactgaggggcaatggcagcacaagcatagggcagctgcaatgggatgccattggtagaatgagaccacagtgtgctaactatcccctcaatgatcttcaatggcaatgcagacacacagacaggggctctgcaatggcaatgcaataatggttgtgtattacactgaggggcaatggcagcacaagcatagggcagctgcaatgggatgccattggtagaatgagaccacagtgtgctaactatcccctcaatgatcttcaatggcaatgcagacacacagacaggggctctgcaatggcaatgcaataatgctggctcactctcactctctctctctctctctctctctctctcatagggcagctgcaatgggatgccatctggtagaatgagaccacagtgtgctaactatctcctcaatgatcttcaatggcaatgcaagcTATCGAGAGGAGCAGAGCTGGGGATGTGTGGCGGCTGTCTGtctttctgcctgtctgtctgtcaggagCGGGTTCCTAATAGACTGCCCAAGCAGAGTTCTAGTTTTCTATATTTGGTGGCTGGCCGATGTAGGGCAGATCACAGGAGAATATGGGTGACCCAGATTTATCGGCATTGCAATTTTTTCTAACAAAAATTCAAGGACAGGAGACTGAGAgggaaagtcaagttagcagagaaacgttttaatgccttcgtcacccagaactgcaactggatcagaaactccaaacatcagaagagactgagagagaaagtcaagttagcagagaaacgttttaatgccttcgtcatcccagaactgcactggatcagaaactcaaaaccagaagagactgagagagaaagtcaagttagcagagaaaggttttaatgccttcgtcacccagaactgcactggatcagaaactccaaaccagaagagactgagagagaaagtcaagttagcagagaaacgttttaatgccttcgtcacccagaactgcactggatcagaaactccaaaccagaagagactgagagagaaagtcaagttagcagagaaacgttttaatgccttcgtcatcccagaactgcactggatcagaaactccaaaccagaagagactgagagagaaagtcaagttagcagagaaacgttttaatgccttcgtcacccagaactgcactggatcagaaactccaaaccagaagagactgagagagaaagtcaagttagcagagaaacgttttaatgccttcgtcatcccagaactgcactggatcagaaactccaaaccagaagagactgagagagaaagtcaagttagcagagaaacgttttaatgccttcgtcacccagaactgcactggatcagaaactccaaaccagaagagactgagagagaaagtcaagctagcacacacacacacacacacacacacacacacagagactctgCTCCTCTCGATAGCTTGTGATCTAAAGAAGGTCCTGAGCGAGTTTCCTCTCAATCGGAGGAGCGCTGCCCCAGAGAGGCGTGTGTGAAAATgtaagagagacagacagacagacagacagacagacagacagagagagagagtgagtgagtgagacagAGTGGGCCTAgctaacagagttgaaaggtcacactgtcacgtgatatgtgatattaaatgcatcccacagtaaaaacattgtaaagcacagacaggtctggcaaagcataggaaagcattgtaaagcacagagaggtctggtaaagcacagggaagcattgtaaagcacaaagaggtctggtaaagcacagggaagcattgtaaagcacagagaggtctggtaaagcacagggaagcattgtaaagcacagagaggtctggtaaagcataggaagcattgtaaagcacagagaggtctggtaaagcatagggaagcattgtaaagcacagagaggtctggtaaagcatagggaagcattgtaaagcacagagaggtctggtaaagcatagggaagcattgtaaagcacagagaggtctggtaaagcatagggaagcattgtaaagcacagagaggtctggtaaagcatagggaagcattgtaaagcacagagagatctgataaagcacagggaagcattgtaaagcacagagaggtctggtaaagcatagggaagcattgtaaaacacaaagaggtctggtaaagcatattaaaaaacaggaaaacgaacccttataaaagtagatagatagatagatagatagatagatagatagatagatagatagatatttgtttactatttctgtttttcattctctccctccatctctccatTCATCGATCCCTcccactcccctctctctctctcttccccccgTTTTTGATTGAGCACTTTTTGTGATTAGATCTATCCAGTTAGACAGACTCTCCTTCAAGTCCCTGTTTGGTGGTTTAGAGGAGTTTGGCCCACTCTCTCTGGGGGAGGATTAATCTATTCTCCTTTCTTTTGTCCTTTTGTGTGGTGTCGGTCCTTCCTCTCTTACTTACCCTTCTATGTGTGACTCTTAGACTAGGAAAAATGTTGACTAGAGAGAGGATTACCTGACAGAGAGAGATCGTCCCTCGTCATAGTAAAATGTTTTTCGTAAGTCTGCAGAGTCTgtctttctatctctctctctctctctgtctctcctctctcttcagGGAATGTATTCAAAAATGTATTCCCTGCAGTAAAATCAtcatctctttctctcctctctctctctctctctctctctctccctctctcctgtctctctctcactctctcctctcattTAAATGAGATAcgacactctctctctgtctctctctctctctctctcctctgatccctctctctcacacatggaaagaaatacaagtacagagagagagatactgacAGACaaaccccctctctcctctcctccctctcatcCCTCCTTTCTCTTACCGTGCGCGTCCCCGGGTCCGATCTCCAGCCAGAGAAGCAAGGGAACcaaagaaggaaggaaggaaagaaggaaggaaggtgggaaggaagaaaggaagaaaaaagaaaaaaggagagcTGGTTTTATAATCCACCCTGTGCTGCTCGGAAAAgcactgactctctctctctctctctcttctctctctctctctccctctctctccctgatCCCTCTCTCTCCCGTGAAGCAAGGGGGGcaaagaaggaaggaaggaaaggggACCGTTCAGCCAGCCCTTACCTCCGTTCGAGTTCCCCCGACCACCCTCTCATTTGCCATTGCTATCCCAGCTTTTACTCTCCCAAAAGGGAGGAAGGTGCTTCTCCATTCGCTCCTGGCCTTTTTCATCCTCCTATTGATTTAGCCGAGGCAGGGATGAAAGCGGAGACTTTATAATCACCTCTATTTCGACCCTATGCAAGCACTGCGAAGAAAagagtcctctctctctctctctctctctctctctctctccctctctctctccctctctctctccctctctctctcgctctccctccccctctctctcacgcaccgtcacctctcctccctccgtccctccctccctcctctctctccatccctccctctTTCGGCTAAAAACACTTCGTTCTCattggctcctccctctctctccatctgCCTCTCAACAGCAGGGGTGATATACTCATGAtgcaaactacagctcccagcatgcctctgctctAGCAGCGACAGTGAGGggtgctgggagctgtagttctttagaAGACGGGTTCATTTGGGTGTAATTTAGTGATGAGAGACCGGGAGAGATAGACATATAAACTGATAGAAGGACGATCCCTCTCTTTCACTGAACCTTAAGAAATATGACTAGGGCTGAAATGAGGGTAccagtactactactactaatagtaataataataataataataataaataataataataataataataataataataataataataataatgacacctGTCCATCTATTGTGAATGAGACCTACTTCTCCATGAGAGATTACTATCTTTAAAAATCCATTCTCTATCTGtctcttcttctctctcttcccatccctctcctctctctctctcctctctctctcctctctctctcctctctctcctctctcctctcctctcctctcctctctcctctctcctctcatctctcctctctctcctctctcctctcctctcctctcatctctcctctcctctctcctctctcctctctctcctctctctctctctctctctcctctcctcctctctctctcctctctctctctctctctctctctctctctctctctcctcctctcctctctcctctcctctctctctctcctctcctctcctctctctctctctctctctctcctctcctctcctctctctgtcctctcctttctctctctctctcagaataTCTCTCTGGGTGATATTATGAAATATTCAGTTTTCAATGTGCTCAGCTCCTCTCTGGCTGAGGGGCTCGCAGTTTGAAATCTGTGTCCTCATTATCAAAGCCAGGCTGAGCACTGGCAGCGCGGGGACGGACTTAACCCTTTCAGAAGCAGAGCGGAAGCAGAGAAGTGGGTCAAGAGACCAAACCGGAAAGTTATATAGATGTGTGATGGATagagaacagacagacagatgagTGTGTGACTCTATATTAATATAGCCCTGGCTagggactacagctcccagcatgcccctGCACCCACGGGCcatggcgagggatgctgggagctgtagttctttatgctgCGGCTCTCGTATCACAGTCCTCTATTAAAGACACATCATGTAAGGACACCACCTGCAGTGCTGTTATAGCAGTCTGATTCAGCTGACATCTCCTGGCTTACAGTGACACCTTGTGGTCTAAGAGgttactgcacctgcacacaacacagcagctctcgctcctctctcctccttctctcctctctctctctctctctctctctctctctctctcctctcagacaATGATAATGGACACAGCACTTAGAGAAccgttttgtattattttggtgttacattgtgtctctcctctcctccatcatccctctcttctctcctctctcctctatcatccctctcttctctcctcatATCTCCGACTCCAGTATCTTCTCCATtgcatctctcctctctcctctcttccctcctctctcttcctctctccctttcacccccttcctctcctccttctccctggctttctcttctctcttctgctctttctccctcttcctctcctccttctccctctctttctccctcttcctctcctccttctccctctccttctctctcttcctctcttccttcaccctctctttctccctctccttcACCtgcctctcctctttctctctcacctTCTCCCTCTTCCTCGCCTCCTTCTCCCTCCTTCTCCTTTCTTCCTTCGTTTCTCCCTtcatcccctcaatgatcttcaatggcaatgcagacacacagacaggggctctgcaatggcaatgcaataatggttgtgtattacactgaggggcaatggcagcacaagcatagggcagctgcaatgggatgccattggtagaatgagaccacagtgtgctaactatcccctcaatgatcttcaatggcaatgcagacacacaggcaggggctctgcaatggcaatgcaataatggttgtgtattacactgaggggcaatggcagcacaagcatagggcagctgcaatgggatgccattggtagaatgagaccacagtgtgctaactatcccctcaatgatcttcaatggcaatgcagacacacaggcaggggctctgcaatggcaatgcaataatggttgtgtattacactgaggggcaatggcagcacaagcatagggcagctgcaatgggatgccattggtagaatgagaccacagtgtgctaactatcccctcaatgatcttcaatggcaatgcagacacacagacaggggctctgcaatggcaatgcaataatggttgtgtattacactgaggggcaatggcagcacaagcatagggcagctgcaatgggatgccattggtagaatgagaccacagtgtgctaactatcccctcaatgatcttcaatggcaatgcagacacacagacaggggctctgcaatggcaatgcaataatggttgtgtattacactgaggggcaatggcagcacaagcatagggcagctgcaatgggatgccattggtagaatgagaccacagtgtgctaactatcccctcaatgatcttcaatggcaatgcagacacacagacagacagaaagagagagagagagacagacagacaaacagaaatagatatagacagacagacagacacacacacacacaggcactgtaATAATCACTACACACCCTTGTATTGGAAGAGGCGAATCTGAAAATCTCAATGCGATTTTTTCACTGTCCTTGAAGCTGTCAATCAGAAGAGCGGGCGCCATTCGAAACCCTTCGCTCCTGCCGTAGCCCCGCCCACCGATCTCAGCGTGGGCCCCGCCCCGAATGGCTGTGGCCCCGCCCACAGAGCAGGGAGACACGCCCCTTAGCTTCTTGGAATTGTTTTGAAGAGGTGGGTAGGAATGGGGGCGTGgcacctagagagagagagagaggagagagagagagagagagagagagagagagagagaggagagagagagagagagagagagagagagagcggagagagagaggagagagagagagagagagagagaggagagagagagagagagagagagaggcccgAGCGCTGGGTGATGACGAGCTCTCCGGGAGAACCGCGAAGCTTTACCTAGACAAAACTTTCATACCAATCTTTTCTTACCCCCGCTCCGAGATGAGGAGCTCTCGACCTCTCTCTATCCTCTTCTCTCTCACTCTATCTCCTCTCTCGCATTACTCGAAATATCTCTGATGATTAGGAGCCTATATATTtaggagtgagaggagagagagaggagaggagagagagagagagaagagagagagagaaggagagagagagaggagagagaggagagagagagagagagagagagagagagagagagagagagagagagaggagagagagagagaggagagaagagaaggagagagagaggagagaaaggagagataTATGACTtttactaccaataataatataataataataataataaaccccctccccctctcctctcctcctctcccctctctcacatTCTCTCCTGTCTCCTTCCTCTGCTTCTCGCTGCCtctctcctcctgtctctcttGCCCCTTCTCtccttttttcttgttgtttgtcTGGTTCTTCCAGCGCATCATGTAGATTAATTGCCCCCACTGCTCAAACAGCTGCCTCTCCTGACCCAGGGGGGCAACTAGCTGCAAGTAGAAGGATCGACCACTGGCCAAGTGGAGCTTCAAACAGCTAGTGGAACGATCATGAACTGAGAGCTTAATACACTGGAGAGGAAAgagtctgagagaggagaggagagagaggagagaggagagagagaggagagagagagagagagagagagagagaggagagagagagagagagagaggagagagagaggagagagaggagagagaggagagagagagagaggagagagaggggagagaggagagagagaggagagagagagagagagagagcggagagaggagagagagagaggattttACTTCAGGAAATACAATTTATGAAtttagagacagagagacacacaaagagacacacaaagagacacacacacacacacacacacacacgtttctcACCTCGTCAGCTCCAGAGTCCCTCCCTCTCCCGTCCTGCGCTCCCTGTAGGCAGGCCCCGCCCCCGATGCGTTCCGATTTGTCCCCAGCAGCCGCGCCTCCTCCTCCGCAACATCACCCCCCGCTCAAGGCAACAGGCCCTCCATGCTCCCCCCTCACCCTCATCCCAACCGCCCCACCCCGGTCCTCCCTTTCCAGCCTCAAACCCCAAAGGCGGCCCCTTTATCGTCTTCCAAATTACCTCCCCTGCTCTCCCAGTTTTTTTTTGGACGACCCTGCTCTCCTCCCAGGGAGGGGGGGAGTGCAAAGGTGAGCTTCCCGGTCCTGCTGGGGCCATCCCCAAGCCCCTCCCACTCCCCTCCAGAGGGGAGGGTCGTGCAGAGGAGGAGGGAAACAGACGAGGGGGGCGGGTAAGGAAAAAAGATTGGCCTCCTCTCCTTTTCTGCTCCAGACCCCCTGATCCTCCTCGCTCTCTCCCGAATTCGTCTCCTCCAGACTTCTCTCGTCTCCTCCCTCCTCACTCTCCCTCCGTCCCGCTGACGCTGTCTTCTGATTGGCCTTCCCTGAGCCCCTCCCCTTTCCAGACATGCGACCCAAACCACTCTCCGCATGGTCCTCGCTCTCTCCCGAATCTGTCTCCTCCAGACTTCTCTcgtctcctccctcctccctcccccttcctccctCTGCTGCTGTCTTTCGATTGGCCTTCCCCGAGCCCCTCCCCTTCCTCCGCCTCCTTCCCTTCTGGTTGGCTGCCTGCTCCGGCGGACCGGAGCTCTGATTGGTCGGTTCTCCTGCAGTGTCAGCATTCACGCAGAGAGGCGGTTTCTCGGCTGTATATTGCTTGACAGGCGCAGCTGGCCCCGCCCCCTCGCCCTTGACAGGTCTGGCCACCAGCATGACGTTTGGTAAATGGAGCAGTGGGCTGGTGGCTGTGATTCCCAGTGTAACCAGTAAGAAGCCGTGATGAATATCGAGAACCTGACCCTTCCTGGTGACCTGAGAGACAAGAGAGCGATtgacactgagagagactcttctagtcgcgagtcactgaactcacactgaagacactgagagagacttctagtcgcgagtcactgaattcacactgaagacactgagagagacttctagtcgcgagtcactgaattcacactgaagacactgagagagacttctagtcgcgagtcactgaattcacactgaagacactgagagagacttctagtcgtgagtcactgaattcacactgaagacactgagaagaCTTCTAGACTTAAGTGACTGAACTGGACTTCCTCTTTTAGAGAACTTCTACTGTCACTTTGAATTCACTCTCGAGGAAAGACTGGTCACTGAGTGAGTGAGACATCTAGTAGCGACGTCTGTAGTAATTCAGTCGTGAAGATCAGCACTCAATAGAGAAGTGTCTAATGTTGCGATAGTTTCTTCCTGGAGATTCAGCACTCAAAACTTACAGGAGAGTAAAAGGGTGTGAAGCCTGACTCTCTCATGACCACCTCAGCTTACCCTGAGGGGGTCACTTTTTAGTCCATCGCACTGGGACACataccagggggggggggggggggggggggggggggggtgtggtaaAAGGGGTGAAGCCTCACTCTCagacctgcctgtctgcctgcctgtggagagccaatcaaatcacacACAAGAATCTGGAGCCGATTGAGAGGAAACTCGCTCAGGACCTTCTTTAGATCACAAGCTAtcgagaggaggagggggggggtgggggtgggtgtgtgtgtgtgtgtggtgtgttgctgCCTGTTGCCTCGAGTCCTGTGGGACTTGACAATCACGGAAGGACACACAAGAATCCCCCAAGTGACAAGGAAACCTCGGCTCAGGACACCTTTACATCCCAAGCTACCTCGAGGACCaaaactgtgtctgtgtgtgtgtgtggtgtgtgtgtgtgtgtgtgtgtgtgtatgtgtgtgtgtgtgtgtgtgtgtgtgtgtgtgtgtgtgtgtgtgtgtgtgtgttgtgtgtgtgtgtgtgtgtgtcagtgtgctgtgtgtgtgtgtgtgtgtgtgtgtgtgtgtgtgtgtgtcagtgtgtgtgtgtgtgtgtgtgtcagtgtgtgtgtgtgtgtgtgtgtgtgtgtgtcagtgtcagtgtcagtgtgtgtgtgtgtgtgtgtgggtgtcagtgtgtgtgtgtgtgtcagtgtgtgtgcagtgtgtgtgtgtgtcagtgtcagtgtcagtgtgtacaGTCACTGTCACAAGTACAGTcgtcacacacaacacacacacacacaacactgtcaGATAACAGTCACGTCACAACACAACAGTTCACACACTACAGTGTCAAGtgtacagtgacacacacacagtgtgtgtgtgtgtgtgtgtgtctgtgtgtgtgtgtgtgtgtgtcagtgtgtgtgtgtgtgtgtgtgtgtgtgtgtgtgtgtgtgtgtgttgtgtgtgtgtctgtgtgtgtgtgtgtgtgtgtgggtgtgtgtgtgtgtgtgtgtgttgtgtgtgtgtgtgtgtgtgtgtgtctgtctgtgtgtgtgtcagtgtgtgtgtgtgtgtgtgtgtgtgtgtgtgtgtgtgtgtgtgtgtgtgtgtgtcagtgtgtgtgtgtgtgtggtgtgtcagtgtgtgtgtgtgtgtgtgtgtctgtgtgtgtgtgtgtgtctctgtgtgtgtgtgtgtgtgtgtgtgtgtgtgtgtgtgtgtgtgtgacaccaaGTCACAACTCACAAGTGGCATCACATAATATaatcatacataataataataataataataataataataataataatattattcacAATCATTGGGACGTCTACAGGTCAGTGTGCTTTATCACGGGTCAGCACCGGTAGGACAAACGCAGGTCAGTTCCA contains the following coding sequences:
- the LOC121305891 gene encoding uncharacterized protein LOC121305891 yields the protein MRERVSLSVNRSLVSQVTRKGQVLDIHHGFLLVTLGITATSPLLHLPNVMLVARPVKGEGAGPAAPVKQYTAEKPPLCVNADTAGEPTNQSSGPPEQAANQKGRRRRKGRGSGKANRKTAAEGGRGREEGGDERSLEETDSGESEDHAESGLGRMSGKGRGSGKANQKTASAGRRESEEGGDERSLEETNSGESEEDQGEEARLLGTNRNASGAGPAYRERRTGEGGTLELTRLFPLQCIKLSVHDRSTSCLKLHLASGRSFYLQLVAPLGQERQLFEQWGQLIYMMRWKNQTNNKKKGEKGQERQEERGSEKQRKETGENRYFE